In the Urocitellus parryii isolate mUroPar1 chromosome 1, mUroPar1.hap1, whole genome shotgun sequence genome, TTTTGTCTTCTCACATTTTCACAATTTACTATTCTTTGTTCGACCCAGTATATAAGATTTGGACCATAACTGCttctttgggttttcatttttctagtgaCAACTCCAGTAAAAATTACTAAACAAAATCTGtatgctttctttctcttatctGTTTTTTGTCCATTTGATTATTAGGCCCAGCTGAGACGCTAAGAGGAAATTTAACCTTCCTTATACCAATATTAAGATGGGGCCCAAGAACACAATTTGGAAAGcttcccaaattattttaaagactgGTAACCTCTCTGATTCTAGAAAAGTGCTTCACTCATGTGTAAACAGTATTCCCACGGTAATTTCAGGGCAAGGATGAGGGGCTTGGTTCCACAACCCCCACAGATAGATAAATCCGTAGATGGTCCAGTCCTTTATAAAATGGTATAGCTtttgcatataacctacccacatccttccatatactttaaataagtATTAGACTATGTATAATACCTAATACGATGTAAATAGTTGTCAAAGTCTACTGTTTAGGCAGACTAACCAGGCGGTGGGGagtctgtacatgtttaatgcagaCATACATGTTTTCCATCTAAGGTTGGTTAAATCCAAAGATAAACAGCCATAAATGCGGAGGACCGTCCCGTTCTTCACTACCGAGGCCTACACAGGGTTTCTTGGCTTGGCGTCAGTTTGTCCTTAGGTTAGTGGGAAGTGTTAGAAATTAGGTGGGAGAGAGCTCCCAGGAAGCTAAACAATGCAGCGAACCACCAGGAGACCTAACTGAACTTCCCCCTTCTCAGGGTCCTTCGCTGGAGGGCTTAGAGAGTAATCAAAACCAAAGTGCTTAAGAACCATTCCCAGAGTTGTTTAAATATGCAGACTCTTGGGCTTCGCACCAAAGACGTTTTGACGCAGGTGGTCTGAGAAGCTGTTATCTTAACCGGATTCCCAAGGTTTACCTTGTAAACTAAGATCACGCACGCTAATTAGCGCTAACCGTGGATCAAATTTAAGTACCTCCAACGTTACTTGAGGTCGGCGTATTTTGCCCACAACAAAGATGTCTCTCTACCGCCGTCTCGCGGGTCCCCACTCCTGTGCGTGAGCTGTACGTCCGCCCTTTCCCGCATCACATGACCAGAAACCTGCTTCCTCTACGGCTCCTGAAAGGGGCCAGTCCTGGCCGTTCTCGCGTCTCTGCTGGCCCGCTGAGGGCCGCTTGGCCGGTGCTTTGCCCCGGCGCCTCAGTGCGCTCGGCCAACGGCCTCTAAGAGCGCTCACCCGAGCGCCCCGGGAGCCAGCGGGCGGCGGCCCTCTCTGGGACTCTCCAGCGGGCCCAGGGGTGAGTGCTGACGTCTTCCCGATTCGGGACTCCCACCGGAGCCGTCCTCCGGGCCTAGCGCTGCGGCAGTGACCCTCCGGTCGACCGAGAGCCCGCGATAGCCCAACCCGCCTGAGGTGTCGCCCCGGCCGCAGTCAAGTCCCCAGGCCTTTCCTCCTCAGCATCTTGTCGCCCTCGGGTTCCGAGGAGCGGAGGAGAGCGTGGCGGCGGAGCGGCCGGTCCTGCCGCTGTCGGGCCCGCCTCCTGGCCTTCCCAGCCGAGCGCCCCGATGTGTGCAGAAGTTCGGATTTGACTGCATGGAACCTGAGCGGGCTTGGGAAGCCGGGGAGAGGCTTGCGAGCCCGGTTTGACCTTGAGCCCGCGGTGTTTAAAGTGGCTTTTTGTTGGGTTTTGTGGAAAATACTGTTAGGAAAGAAGGGCCGGTTGGAAGCCCAAGCAGTGGCATCCGCGGTGCGTCCCCGGGAAGGCCCTGCGGCTCTATGAGCATCCTTGCTCCGGGGCGGGGATGCCGGCGTTGCGCCTCGCAGGCCCCCGGGAGCGCAGAAGCAGGGGCTGATGGAGAAGGTCCTTCCTGCAGGAGTCCCCCTTCTGGGGCAAAAGAAAAACCCCAACTAGGCAGAGGGAAGAGCGCTCGTTCTAAAGTGGTGGCGTCTTTTTATTGCAGAAGATGAACAAAGCTTATGCCAAATATCGAACCAGATAGTGATCGGGAATGTTTTCTCTCCCGGGGAGGAAGACATTTCTGCCTCAATCCTCTTGGCTAATGAAATCCCACAAGAAAAACCCTTAGGGAAATTAGGACGATTTAAATTGCACTTAGTACTTAGTCTCTCCGTGCAATTAAATTGGGGGAACTTGCCATCTTTTTGGTTTCCGAGTCTTGTGGATTCCTAAgctgtttttctttccaaaggAAGTTGTGTGTTGTCTCCCTGTCTGATAGGGCTACCTCATCTTAGAATTACTGTACTTTCCCTTCTGCTGTTGAAACTTTCTGTGACTAATAGATCTTTCTCAAAGTGTTCTgtgacttttctttaaaaaatgaagttaacCCTGGATctcaacaattatttttttctggtacacCATAATTGCTTAGAAAGAGAACCCAAACAGGGTGACCTAAATAAAAACCTTGAACCAAGTCCACACAGTATCTGTTAAAGaattggtttggggtttttgtttgtttgtaattgTAGAATTATATAAATTTCTACTGCCACAATTTAACTCAAGTTGTTTCTGTGACTTTCTAGACTTTATGGTGTCCAGTGTTCTGATTAGAAAGTGAGAAATTGGGCTTGAATCATTGTGTCTCCAAATTGGTACATTTTTTCTACCAGTGGTTTGTAACTTGACTCTAGATGCTAATATAGATGAGGGTTTGTTTTAATAGTTATATTTTTGTtacatgtatttatgtgtatacatAAAGTCTGTGGTTTAAGGTAGATATCtaaaactttctttaaatatttttaagtcaagTTGAAGAAATTAAGTGCAGCCAAAAGTAAATCTACTATGTGGATACAGGGGGCAGGGGACGTGAAGTTTGAAATTATCTTTGATTCTGAGGAAGATTTTGTTTCATTAGCTATATTAGAATCATGTGCTTGTTGCCTAGTAGATGCTAAGTGACAAAACTTCTGGAATTAATATATTAACCCCAAATGAGAAGTTTATTTATTGCCAAAAGATTTTGCTCAAAGTTCCCTAGTCCAATGagggagaaaaataatcaaattcttatctgttttatttaagcAGAAAACACAGTGATTGAGACAGTAATGTTAAATCTTAGTGCAaaagttttatttgcttttaaatttaagtagTTCGAGTACAGAAGATTTTGGATTTCTCCAGAAGTTGTTTTTTCACTGTCTACCTATGTGTTCTAAGTCCATGATTCTTTACAAACTCAGAGATTCTCATAAGAAATGATGCTACTGTGGAATGAAATGTTGAGACCCTTGAGATGTTCTAGTGCAAAGTTAATAAGAAGACTGAAATGCAGTGAAGAGAATGTGGAGACCAGcacatttcaaagaaatgatATGTTTCTAACAATTGATGTCCATTGTTTATTagtataaaaattcaatttataatatCCCAAAGCTGATATTGTTTTGGGATATGTCTTTTCAGTGTCATTTCTGAATATAAGCTTTCACTATGCTTCAGATAGACTTTAAGAATTTGAAGAGTATCTCATTTAGAACAGTGCACCAAACTAGTAGAGGTTGCCTTTGGAGACCTGAGTGGTTGAAGACAAGATTTATTGGAACACTTTATTTTCTCCATATGTTCTTATGTACATTGCCATGTACATTTATTACtgattccattttaaaaacattttaagtgaatggaaatttatttcttatgcacatataaataaacgtataatattattaatttaaatatattttctctgtcaTATTTTTCTAACTACAAATAAGAAACAATGATAGAGATGTCTTACTTGAAGAATAATCATAGGGTACTGCCTGTGGGACTAAAATTGGTggtaagcttattttttttttctttatttgtttgagGAGGATACTGGAGAGTGAATCCGgggcgcttaactactgagccacatccccagcccttttttgtattttatttagagacagggtctcactgagttacttagcgcctcgcaaagttgctgagactggctttgaactcaagatcctcctgccacagcctcctgagcctcagggattacaggagtgcaccaccatgcctggctctttctttattcttttattcatttcttagtCTAAAGTTGTATATCTTTACGAATTTTGTCATTTGAAGAATTTCCAGTTGGAAATTGGAATTtccaattaatattattatccTCTAGTTTCTCAATTAACTCCTGTTTTTCTCTCCTAGGAACAAAAGTGGCTCTAACTCCAGCACGTGCACAGTGAAGCAAGTTGAAGGATTTAATATGAAGCACAGAAGCAGATAGTGCCAAACAGCAAGCAGTAGTTGGTACACATTTGTgagtaaaattttctctttggcTTATTTTCTTAGCTTGAAACTCTGTATGCCCAATCCTTAGAATTCAGACATTTTGGTAAAGAACAAAAGAAGCTAAGTTAGCATTCATAATGAAACCAGTTGTCAAGGCTCAGCACACTAAGCAACTTCTGAGAACTCTCTTGAGTGTCTCAGTTAGATGGAATTTAAGATGTAGAGTACATCTCTGATATGGAGTTTAAGAAATATCCCAGCTATGGTGAAGACATTTATACTGTCTTTAATTGCTTATTGATCTGGACTTATATAATATCATTTACTAGAAGCTTAGTGTAATttggtttttgaaatttatatgcCTTTAAGAAAGCCATTACATACATATACATCAAATTTTAGGCTACCtctaatacatttattattatccTTTGCATTCTCTTTATGATTTCTTCATTTGTCTTTTGTCTAAAAAATTAaaggtttttttctcctttggaatATAATGATTAAAGGAGCTTTATAgcagtgttgattttttttttctaatttaataccAAATCTGTATCATCAGTACAATTTTTCTTTATCCTGCTTGCAAACTTGTAACACAATGGCTAtgcttaaaaaaatgataaaattatctttattataatttttgagaTACAGAATAACTCTTGAAGAAAGATTTCAAAAGTGATTTCTTAGCTCTATTCCAAGTCATGTTCAAGTCCAAAAGTAATGTTGAGTATATATTCACTTTTATTCATAGTTTTCTTATGAAATGAATTGtcaaaatactgatttttattctttcttttttacagcTGGAAAAGCAGTGTCCGTGTTGTTATGTACACCTCCAAAAAAAAGTTCAGATCTGTAGGGGAATTGTTGTGTAAAGTAAACTGAACTACAGGGTAGCAGTATTTTAATAGCTATTGTAGACGTGTATTTACTGTATTAAAATGAGTAAAAGATCAAGCAGTGACACACCACTAGGAAGGTCAgtgaaatttttttcagttgagtTAGTATTAAAGTTTGAAAGACAGTGGCTTAAAAGCTGTTTGCCATAGGCTAATCATGCACTTTTATGCTTTTATCAGCTTTTTGTACGTTGGGACAATATTCTCTCTATTGCATTTCCCTGGAATCATGTATCCTTCTCTAATTTAGAAGACTAAGTGATGCATTTGTACGGTCTTTTCCCCAAAGATATTTCATGCTTTTGAAGAATACACATATAAATAGTCAGGCATgctggctcacacctgtaatctcagtgacttgggaggtccaggcaggaagattgcaagttgaagccagcttcagcaatttaggaaggcctgaagcaacttagtgagtctctgctccaaaaaaataataataataaaaagggttggggatgtggctcactgatttagtgcccctgggttcaatcccagtactcaaacaaataaatataaaaataaataatgtgattCTTTTAATCCCTCAAAAAAATGAATGTGTACTTTAAGGGTTTATTAATATTGTCTACTTGCTATTCATTGCATCTCAGTCATCAGATATATGTTCAATAGGAgaggttttaatttgtattttgtgattttcagGGGGTCACATCTTTTTAGTAAATTCAGCATAAACATTATTCACCTTTCGGGTCTGGTTTTCATcattaaaagcttttattttttgcatgcaTGAAAGCAATTTCTAATTTATATAAAGTCAAACAGCTTTCTCTTAAATAATTGTTCAGggtttttagtttatttgttgttgttttattttgtttgcagtgctggagataaaacccagggtctcatgcatgtttggcaagcgctttaccactgagctacattcctggccCTCTGataaggaatttttaatttaaattttatttcaggcaTTATTAAGTTATAAGCATTATGCATTTCTGTTTTTGCAGAGGAAGAGTATGTATTttcttatgtatgtgtgtgcgcacgcATGCATACACATGTTTGTGTTGCGGttatacaataattttaaaaatttgttcctgaGCAAGCAATATCTTCAAGATGCAATTTCAGCTATTAGGTGAAGACATTGTgttgaggaaaatattttctttaatcttttatttttcttttgtatgtattCAATGCTCAAAAATGAGATGTTTCCTTTTGCTTTAATATAAGGTATTGTCTTCTATAAGACAGCATAGAGGACTGAAATTCTAACACTTAGTCATCCTGGTCTTAAAATTTTCCTTCCACAGGGTAAGTGGGGCAGCATTTCCTTCACCCACTGCTGCTGAGATGGCAGAAATTAGTCGAATTCAGTATGAAATGGAATATACCGAAGGTATTAGTCAGCGAATGAGGGTCCCTGAAAAACTAAAAGTAGCACCACCAAATGCTGACCTGGAACAAGGATTTCAAGAAGGAGTTCCAAATGCTAGTGTGATAATGCAAGTTCCAGAGAGGATTGTTGTAGCAGGTATTTCATGTTTGTTTAGAAAGTTGCCTCATAatctgttttacatatttttgtgaaaccTTTTGgggttttaaaacattatttagaaaAGGGTTTGGGAAAtacaactttgttttaaaaattttctactcATTACAACTGTTTGAATTTCAAGcaatttcaaaagtattttgaCAAATTACTGAGATTTTACATGGAtagtatgtatacatttttaggTGTATAACTGATGATTTTTGATAAACATGTAACCATGTAACTACCACAGTTGATATGACCATTTTTGTTAACCAAAAAGATTCCCTTGTGCTTCTTCTCCATCATTCCCTATGCCTCAACTCAAGTCAACTAAAATTTCTTTCTGTAACCAGAAACTAGATTTATCTTCCCTAGAGTttcatatatatggaatataatatATACTGCTTTGTCTGGCTCCTTTTGCTTGTGCAGTGTTTCTGAGATTCTTCCATATGGTTGCATATATTAATTGTTCGTTCCATTTTATTACTGAACAATATTctagtatgtaaataaataataaattatctatTCACTTgttggacatttgagttgtttcctttTGGGAGCTTTTAGGAATAAAGcttctatgaatattcatgtacatGTCTTTTTGAGAACATATGTCTTCATATCTTTAGAAATGAAACTGCTGGGTTATAAGTTATATTTAACTCTTTCAAATGCTGGCaatctgttttccaaattattgtCTCATCAGTGATATGAGTGTTGAAGTTGTTCCAGATTCTTGCTAAAAGTTCATATTTGTCAGTCTCTTTAATTTCAGTCATTTGAAGGGGTGTGTAATAGCATTaccttttgattttaattattatttccctgatgattaataaTTTTGAACATCTGCTCAAGTGTTTTTGGTCACTCATATATCTCCTTTTGAATCATTTATTCAGATGTTTTGCCAATTGGAAAAAttgagttttataaaaatttctgtaCATATCTGGATACTAGTTTTTTTAATCATGTATATACTGcataatttctttataaatttctgtGTCACATATTAAATAATAGTGAAATATCAAACTTACAGTGAAAGTAGTTATAAAGAAACTAATGCTATTGAGTATGttataatacaaaaatgatacaaagtaaatatatttaaacctaccctcttttttttttttttcttttcttcatcttagGAAATAATGAAGACATTTCATTTTCAAGACCAGCAGATCTTGACCTTATTCAGTCAACTCCCTTTAAGCCTCTGGCACTAACAACACCACCTCGTGTACTTACACTAAGTGAAAGACCACTAGACTTTCTGGATTTAGAAAGATCTCCTCCTACACCTCAAAATGAAGAAGTGAGTAGAGTTTTAGTAACAATTgaatttgaaagaatataaacaaaagtaaaagttaaGGAGAAATTAAGAGGCTATGTATCATATCATTACATCTTTCCATGTGGTACACTGCTACTGTCAATTCTGATTTGTAAATTCTCCAAATATtatgctataattttttaaaatatgcatcaggaaaattaaaatcttgTGGGAAATATTATTAACATTCATGTAGACTTGAAAGAAGAACTTTTATGACTAGATGTTATATATTAATACAGAGAAAGTTGCAGAGTTTTACAGTAGGAAAAATTAATACATCTCTTTTTATAAGCTCAAAGTTTATAAAGTCTGACAGACGGAGCTaaggaaactcttttttttttttctttttctctttttacagtactaggaattgaacccaggtatgttctaccattgaaccacatccttccctttttaaattttgtctcaagacagggtctcactatgttggtGATCCTGGCCacaacttgcaatgctcctgcctcagtctcctaagtagttgggattataggactgggccactgcacctggcacaaaGCTCTTTTTCCCTTGACCTTCCCCATTCTTGATAATTGATGAAATGTTTCTACTGAGTTAGCTACAGTACCGCATATAACATTAGTACCCTTGTTGACTAAGCATAACAGTATGAATTAACTAGTTTTTAGCAGTAAAGCTCAAGTTTTGCCTCTGCTATTAACTCAGGACcagttttttcttaaaacttcttGATGATTTAGTTGCATATTTTTCGTTATAGCTTCTGAACTTCTGATGATGTCATGAGGCTTGTACAAGACAATAATatcagccagatgcagtggcacatgcctttaattctagcaactcaggaggccaaaacAAGAgaattacgagttcaaagccagttgtggtaacttagcaagaccccacctcaaaataaaaaataaaaagaactgggatatggctcagtggtaaagtgccctgagttcaatccctggtactacaaaaaacaaaaacaaagatcatgcgcaagcatttttttttaattggtcctgcctttctctgctttcatttttcGTGCAGTCCATTCCAAAGGGGGTTAAGCACTCATATAAACTAGGGTAATGCAATTTCCTAGTATtaggttttgcttatttttaggtTTAAAGTTCCTGCTGAAGTACTTGAGATAATATACTCTTAGGTGCCAAATTGTACATTCTAGATATGCTTAGTGAAAGCACTAAATTTGATTCTTTACATGACAGAAAGGCACCAAGGtaactgtaaatttttttttatttaacaatcatTTTTTGAGCTTCTATATATAAGACCTGAATGTAGTACAGGAGTGAATGACAGATAGCTCCTGTTCTCAAAAAATTTACTATTTgcttggtgttatggtttaaatgtgagatgtccccaaaaagctcacgtgagacaatgcaagaaggttcagaggagaaatgattgggttgtaagagtcttaacccaatcagtgatttaatcccctgaaagGGATCCACTGAGTattaattgaagtggtagggtgtggctgaaagaggtgggaattgggagcatggctttggggtatatatttgtatctagcaagtggagacttctctctctgcttcctgatcatcgtgtgtgctgcttccctctgccacactcttctgccatgatgttctgccttaaccacaagccagccttctatggtctaagacctctgaaaccgtgagccctcaaatagacttttcctccccTGAAGTTGTCCTGGTCATATAGTCACAggagcaaaaaagctgactaaaacacctagTCACAGCAGAATAATGCTATAAGGGAAAACATCGACACACAGAAGATATAaagttctttattaaaaaaaaatgataaagattatAAAGATGGCTATACAAAGCAAAAAGTGCCACAGAATGCCCCCAGTTAGGGGTCTACTTTCCAACTCCCCAGAGTTCCCCTTGGAAGttaaaactgtgagaaatactgTCTTGGAATAAGGATTCTAACAGGAGAGCGTTGCTTTATTTGTTATTTgacaggttttgtttttcttttgatctttctgaagataaaaataatgccAGTGCATAAGATTGTTGTGAAAATTCATGTTAAAACTCAATGTGTATAGACATTATTGTTATAAAAGAGTAAACATCCTATAGCAGGATCCAAGTCCTGAAAGAGAAGAGTTTCTGAGAGTAGTACTAGCTGCCTACTGAAAAGCTGTGACTGTAGTCTGTACTTCCAAGTTTGTAGAAGGGTCAGGTAGCTGTCAGGAGGTAATCAACCAATGAATGGGGGAGGGAGCCAGAGTTCTTACAGCTGTTAGATATGgactaaaataaaaaggcagtAGGTTCTGCAAGCTGATGACATTGATGATTCATTCAGTGTATAAAGTGACATCCTCAGAACCATTTGCTCTATAGTAATCATTCTCTAAAGAGATGCCAGGGTTTCTCTACCTCAGCCCTATTGACATCTTGAATTGGAAAACTCGACAGTGAGGGCTGTCCTTTGTATTGTGGAATGTTTAATTACATTCCTAATGTCTGCCTGTAAGATGCTAGAAGCATCCTCAAAATCATGACAATAAAAAGTATCTCCCGCAACTAAAATATAGAAACAGATCAAATttccatcaactaatgaatggataaataaaatgtataatatccAGAGAGTGACTATTAATTGGTAAAAAGGAATGGAGTACTGATACCTGGTATAACATGAATCAACTTTGAAAACATGCGAAGTTTAAGAAGCCAGACAGAAAAGGCCATGTATATTCTACTtgtatgaaatattcagaataggcaaatctatagagatggacagcagattagtggttgccaaaggattgaaagagagagaggaattaAGAATGACTGTATAATCTGGATGGGGTTTCCTTTTGTGATAATGAAAATGCTCTTGAATTAGATAGTGGTAATGTACAACATAGTGATCATGCTAAATGgcactgaattatacacttaaaaatggttaaactGGGAAttgtatgttatgtgtattttaccacaattaagaaaaaaatatctgcagaCATTGCCAGATATTCTCTACAGGGCAGAATTGCCCTTAACTGAAAGCCACTGTCCTATGTCAAGAAAGGAGACTACTGGGGAAAGACttatgagaaataatttaaaattgttgTTCAAAAGCCTAGCTAATGAGTTGAATATGGTAGTACATATTTGTAATCTCAGTTaaccttgagaggctgaggcctgcctggacaacatagtgagaccttatctctgaacaaatgaatgaaaaagaaaatatgactgactcaaggaaaaaaaaatgtagaaatcaaATGCACCTAATTTCGTAAACTGGCTTAAAGAATCCAAGTGAGTCTACGTGAAGGGCTTAAAACCCTTTAGCTGAAGTCAGTGGGAGATCTTCCAGAGTACAAGAATAAAACAgtacatagaaaaataattggGAAATGGTACTTCTGAGAAGATTTGACAGCTGTGAGGAGTGTGACCAAGGCAAGGATTTGGATTCAGCAACATCTCCTTTCAGTCAAGCAGCAGTATGCTTTGTAAAGATCAGCTATAGGTAAATGTCAGAGCTTTATGAAAGTTCTTTGAAGTAGGAAGAGAAAACAGACTGTAAAGGATGAGTTGTAAGAAGTTTTTGCCAAAATTCACAATTCCTGCTTCAAAGAAGAGAAGTACTAGAATGCTATCCATTTTTGTAATAAATCTTTAGAAAAGCACCAAACCCCAAATGTGCCTAAGAAATATTAGTTAATCAAAGCAATCTGGAAGGAGCAAAACCAGTTGGTCTGAATAAACTTTACCTGATTTTGGAAGAAAAGAGCAAAGGCAATGAATGTTTTCTTCAGAGAAGAAACTTATCTCCGAGCCATGTCAAATGATCAAATTCTACTATACAAAGTGTGAAGCCAGAACTCTGGGACTAGGAGAAATATTACCCAGCTAGAGCCAACTTCATCACCAATTACACTTAGAAAGCCATGGTTATAGAAGCTGAAGGATAACACAAAAGCTATAGACTCAGTAATCCTACTGTAAGGGTCTTGTTCCCTACTTATTAGTGCCTTATTGACATGAACCCTGAGGAGGTGAAGCTAAATATCATATCTGATCTGAAGTATAGGGAGTCACTCAGCTATGCAACAGAGCCTGAAACAATTGCAAACTCCGCCGGCATTC is a window encoding:
- the Mff gene encoding mitochondrial fission factor isoform X6: MSKRSSSDTPLGRVSGAAFPSPTAAEMAEISRIQYEMEYTEGISQRMRVPEKLKVAPPNADLEQGFQEGVPNASVIMQVPERIVVAGNNEDISFSRPADLDLIQSTPFKPLALTTPPRVLTLSERPLDFLDLERSPPTPQNEEIRAVGRLKRERSMSENAVRQNGQLVRNDSIPVLRGGSAAATSNPHHDNVRYGISNIETTIEGSSDDMTVVDAASLRRQIIKLNRRLQLLEEENKERAKREMVMYSITVAFWLLNSWLWFRR
- the Mff gene encoding mitochondrial fission factor isoform X7, whose amino-acid sequence is MSKRSSSDTPLGRVSGAAFPSPTAAEMAEISRIQYEMEYTEGISQRMRVPEKLKVAPPNADLEQGFQEGVPNASVIMQVPERIVVAGNNEDISFSRPADLDLIQSTPFKPLALTTPPRVLTLSERPLDFLDLERSPPTPQNEEIRAVGRLKRERSMSENAVRQNGQLVRNDSMYGISNIETTIEGSSDDMTVVDAASLRRQIIKLNRRLQLLEEENKERAKREMVMYSITVAFWLLNSWLWFRR